TGCGCTGGGACACGATGGCTCGCGGCTACGACGCGGCGCGGCCGCATCCGCTGCTGCGCGAGCTACCCGAGACCCGTCGCAGGCAGGAGGCCGACCGGGAACGGTCGAGCGGATCGGACGCATCGGGCGCGGGCCTCGCCGGGCGTTTGGCCGACAAGACCGAGCCAGAGCAGCGTCGGCTGCTGGCGGAGCTGATCGCCGCGAAGGCCGCCGCCGTCCTCGGACACGCCTCGTCCTCGGAGGTGGAGGCGGATCGTGCCTTCCGGGAACTGGGGTTCGACTCGCTCACCGCCGTCGAGTTCCGCAATCAGCTGGGCCTGATCACCGGGCTGAGCCTGCCCGCCACGGTGGTCTTCGACCATCCCACGGTCACCGCCCTGGCGGAGCACCTGCGACAACTCCTCGTCGGAGCCCGGCCGGAGGCCGTGGTTCGCGTGGGTGCCGACGTCGGCGACGATCCGATCGCCATCGTGGCACTCGGCTGTCGATTCCCCGGCGCGGTGCATTCGCCTGCCGACTTCTGGGACCTGCTGTCCCGCGACGGCGACGCCATCACCGACTTCCCGGACGATCGAGGCTGGGATGTGGCCGGTCTGCGCGCACTAGGGCGGGAGTCCTCCGAGACTACCTACGCCCGGGCGGGCGGTTTCGTCGACGACGTGACTCGCTTCGATGCGGACTTCTTCGGAATCTCGCCTCGGGAGGCGACCGCGATGGACCCGCAGCAGCGGCTGCTGCTGGAGACGTCGTGGGAGGCCTTCGAACGGGCGGGCGTCGATCCGACCGTTCTACGCGGGCAGGACGTCGGCGTCTTCGTCGGCTCGAACAACCAGGACTACGCCCGGCTCATGGCCGACGTCCCGTCCGCCGCCGGCTATCTGAGCACCGGTGGCACGGCCAGCGTCCTGTCGGGTCGGATTGCTTATACGTTTGGTTTTGAGGGTCCGGCGGTGACGGTGGATACGGCGTGTTCGTCGTCGTTGGTGGCGTTGCATTTGGCGGCGCAGTCGTTGCGTGCTGGTGAGTGCTCGATGGCCCTGGCCGGTGGGGTGACGGTGATGTCGACGCCGGGTGGTTTTGTGGAGTTCTCTCGGCAGGGTGGTCTGGCGTCGGATGGTCGGTGTAAGTCGTTCGCGGAGGGTGCGGACGGCACCGGTTTCTCCGAGGGCGTCGGGGTCCTCGTCCTGCAGCGGTTGTCGGATGCGGTGGCGAACGGTCGTCGTGTTCTGGCGGTGGTGAAGGGTTCGGCGGTCAATCAGGACGGTGCGTCCAATGGGCTCACGGCGCCGAACGGTCCGTCGCAGCAGCGGGTGATCCGGCAGGCCATGGCGAACGCAGGAGTGTCCTCGCCGGACGTCGACGTCGTCGAGGCGCACGGCACCGGGACTCCGCTCGGCGATCCGATCGAGGCACAGGCGTTGTTGGCGACCTACGGCCGGGATCGTGAGCCGGAGAATCCGGTGTTCCTGGGTTCGGTGAAGTCGAACATCGGGCACACCCAGGCCGCTGCGGGTGTCGCGGGTGTGATCAAGATGGTGTTGGCGTTGGAGCACGGGGTGCTGCCGTCGACCCTGCACGTGGACGAGCCGAGTCCCGAGGTGGACTGGTCCTCGGGTGCGGTGGAATTGTTGACCGAGTCCCGGCCGTGGCCCGAGGTGGACCGGCCGCGTCGGGCGGCGGTGTCGTCGTTCGGGATCAGCGGGACCAACGCCCACCTCATCCTCGAACAGGCCCCGGCCGCCGACCGAAGCACCCGGCGAGTCGGCGAAGCGAACGCGTCCGGTGCCGCTCCGGTCATCCCCTGGGTACTGTCCGGTCGGTCGGAGGCCGCGCTGCGCGCGCAGGCCCTGCGACTGCGGGCGGCGGTGTCGGCCGACGCCGGCCTCTCGCCGACTGCGGTGGCTCATGCCCTGATCACCACGCGCGCCCGTCACGAACAGCGTGCCGTGGTCCTCGGAACCGATCGCCACGAGCTGGCCGCGGGAGTGGACGCCGTGGCCGAGTGGCATGACCAGCCGGGCGTGGTCCTCGGCGCGGCACGCAACGGCGGTCGGATCGGCCTGGTCTTCTCGGGCCAGGGAACGCAGTATCCGGGGATGGGCCGCGACCTGTACGAGGCCCATCCCGTGTTCGCGGAGGCCTTCGACGAGGTGTGCGCGGAACTGGACCCGCTCCTTGGGTTCTCCCTGCGCGGCGCACTCTTCGCCACCGAGGAAGCGGCGCGGGACCGGGCCGAGGAGAAGACGGACCCCGCCGTCGAGGGCTCGTCGACCACCGATGAGCGAGCCGACGTGCGGATCCTCCGTGCCGTCGACGCGACCGGATTGGCACAGCCCGCGCTGTTCGCGGTGGAGGTCGCGCTCGTCCGATTGCTGGCCTCGTTCGGCGTGACGCCCGCCGCAGTGGCGGGCCATTCGCTCGGCGAGGTCACCGCAGGCTTCATCGCCGGGGTGTGGACGCTGCCCCAGGCGTGCCGGGTGGTGGCCGCGCGAGCCGGGCTCATGCAGGCGCTTCCCGAGGGCGGGGCGATGGCGTCGATCGCCGCCACCGAGAACGAGGTGCGCGCCGCACTGGCCGACCTCGACGCGACCGAGGTGAGCATCGCGGCCGTCAACGGCCCGGTGTCCACGGTGGTGTCCGGCGATGCCGACGCGGTCGGCCTCGTCGTCGAGTGGTGGCGTGACCTCGGGCGTCGCGTACGGCCGCTGTCGGTGTCCCACGCCTTCCATTCCGCCCTCATGGACCCGCTGCTCGACGACTTCGGACGCACCCTCTCCACCGTCGACTTCACCGCGCCGGAGCTGCCGCTGATCTCGACCGTCACCGGAGCGCTGCTCGACAGCGAGACGGCGACGTCGGCCGACTACTGGGTGCGGCAGACCCGCGAACCGGTCCGCTACGCCGACGCCGCGCGCGCTCTGCGCGATCTCGACATCACGACGGTGATCGAGGTGGGCCCCGGCGGAGTGCTGACCGCGCTGACCAGAGATGCACTCGACTCCCCGGCGGACTCCGACACAGGCGGCCGGGTTCGCGGCGACGGCGCGGCACCGGGTCCAGCTGGGTCGGTGTCGACCCTGGCTCTGCTGCGAAGTGGTCGGAGCGAATCGACGTCCTTCGTCACCGCACTGGCCGCCTTGGAGGTCGCGGGGTATGCCGTGGACTGGACGGTGCTGCTGCCCGAGCACGTCGAGGCCGTGGAGTTGCCGACCTACGCCTTCCAACGGGAGCGTTTCTGGCTGGACGCGACCCGCACCCGCGCGGACGCCGACGGACTCGGGTTGGTCCCGGCGGGCCACCCGGTGCTCGGTGCCCGAGTGGAGCTGCCCGATACCGGCGATGTCGTTCTCACCGGCCGGGTCTCCACGGTGCTGCAGTCGTGGACCGCAGACCATCAGGTGGGCCACGCCGTGGTGTTCCCCGGTACCGGGCTGGTCGACTGGGTGCTCCACGCCGCACAGGACCTTCCCGGCCTTCCCAACCCGGAGATCGAGGAGCTGACGCTGCACGCCCCGGTGCTCCTGCCGTCGACCGGAGCCCTCACCGTCCGGGTCCACCTGCACCGACAGACTCTCGACGGCCACCCGGCGGACGCGGAGACGATCGAAGACGAGTCGTACTCCGACAGCCCGGCCCGTCGGGTCACCGTCCACACGCGACGCGAGGATGACCCGTCGTCCGCGTGGACCCTGCACGCCACCGGGTCCGTCGTGCCCGGCGAGCCAGATGCCGGTGTGGCGGAGTCCCTCGGAAGTGCGGCCTGGCCGCCCTCCGACGCGGTGCCGCTGACCGTCGACGGGTTCTACGACCAGGCCGAACTCGTCGGGCTGCGGTACGGACCGACCTTCCGAGGGTTGCGTGCCGCCTGGCAGCGCGACGACGTCGTCTTCGCCGAGGTGGCCCTGCCTGCGGCGACGGCCGACGACGGCGACGGCTTCGGGCTGCATCCCGCGCTACTCGACGCCGCGCTGCACGCGGCAGGTCTCGTCACGACCAGCGAGGACGACGACACCGACCCGGCGTCCTCGGCGGCGCGGCTGCCCTTCTCCTGGACGGGGGTCCGGCTGTACGCGGTGGGCGCCACGCACCTGAGGGTCCGCCTCACCGCGCTGCCTCACGGCGGCCTGTCGCTCTTGCTCGCCGACGGTGAGGGAAACCCGGTCGCCGCCGTGCGCGAGTTGGCGCTGCGTCCGGTCGTCGCCGATCAGTACACCCCCGCCGAGCGGTCGGTGGCGTCCTCGCTGTACCAGGTCGACTGGACTCCGGTCGTCCGCACCACGCCGCAGGACCAGGACCAGCACTGGGCGCAGCTCGGCCCCGATCACCTCGGTGTCCTGCCGGGGCTGCGCGCCGCAGGCGTCGAAGTCCTCGCCGCCGGCACTCTCGACGATCTCGACGGGGCACGGCCTCCAGCGGTGGTCGTGTTCCAACCGCACGCGCAAGCCTCGGAAGGGCAGGCAGCCGCGGCCGGTGCGATGGTCGAGTCGACGCTTGCCACCGTGCAGGACTGGCTGGCGGCCGACCACCTGGTCGGCACCAGGCTGCTCGTACTCACCAGGGGGGCGACCTCGGTGACGGCGGACGGCGATGTGGCCGATCCGGCCGCCGCCGCAGTCTGGGGGCTGCTCCGCTCCGCGCAGTCCGAGTATCCGGGACGGATCGAGGTCGTCGACCTCGACGACGACCCGGATTCGATCCGCGCATCGGTCGTCGCGGCTGACGAACCCGCTCTCGCCGTCCGGGCGGGCCGCGCCTTCGCTCCACGGCTCGCCCGATCGACGGACGACGGGCCGGGCATGCCCGACCTCGACCCGGCAGGTGCGGTGCTCATCACCGGCGGCACCGGGGCGCTGGGTGCCGACGTGGCCCGGCATCTCGTTGCCGAGCACGGTGTGCGCCATCTGGTGCTCACCAGCAGACGGGGTGCCGACGCCCCGGGTGCCGACTCCTTGACCGCCGAGCTGACCGAGGCGGGCGCCTCGGTGTCGATCCTGGCCTGCGACGTCGGTGATCGGGACGCGCTGACTCACCTGCTCGCCGAGATCAGACGTCACCGTCGCCTGGTGGGCGTCGTGCACACGGCGGGCGTGCTGGCCGACGGCGTGATCGCGTCGATGAACGCCGAGCAGGTACGGACCGTGTTCCGGCCCAAGGTCGACGGTGCCTGGCACCTGCACGAACTGACCGCAGCCGACGACCTTGCGCTGTTCGTGCTCTACTCCTCGGCGGCGGGCGTGCTCGGAGCGCCGGGGCAGGGCAATTACGCCGCGGCGAATACCTTCCTCGACGCGCTCGCCCAGCACCGACGGGCAGGAGGCCTCGTCGCGACGAGCCTTGCCTGGGGCGCGTGGGACGAGACGGCGGGCGGCATGGCCGCGAACCTGGCTGCGGACGAACGTCGTCGACAGACGGATCGGGGAGCGGCGGCCTGGTCGGTCGAGGACGGCCTGGCGGCGTTCGACCTCGGCTGTGGCAGCGCCAGGCCGGTGATCGTTCCCATCCACCTGAAGATCGCGCGGGTCGATCCGGGGCGGGAGCGGGACATCCCCGCGATCCTCCGAGGGCTGGTGCCCTCGCGGCCCGCAGCCGCGGGTGCGACCGGTCGACGCGCGACGTTCGCCGCCGACCTGCCCACCCTGTCCTCAGAGGATCGGGACCGAGCCGTGCTGGAACTGGTACGCCGGGAGGCCGCTACGGCGCTCGGCCACCAGACGTCCGACGCGGTGCGCGCTCAACGACCGTTCACCGACCTGGGCTTCGACTCGCTCACCTCGGTCGAACTGCGTAACGCGCTCGCCGCCGCCACCGGACTCGCCCTGCCTGCGACGCTGGTGTTCGACTATCCGACGCCCGCCGCGCTGGCCGAGTATCTGCTGGCCGAGCTGGTCGTCCCGGAGGATGCCGCCGACGTCGGCGACCTGGTGCGTGGGCTGGACCGACTGCAGGAGGAACTGCCGTTCCTGTCCGCTCAGGACCCTCGGCTGTCCGTGCTGGCTGATCGGCTACGCAGCCTCACGGCGGAGATCGAGGCACGGTCGACGGCCTCGGTGTCGACGCCACCGGCAGGCGGACTCGACGCGGCCACCGACGAGGAGATCTTCGACTTCATCGATCGGGATCTCGGCCTCTCCTGAAGAGACGAGCCAGGGCCCCGGCCCGACGAGTGTGAACGAGACAGGAGAGACATGGACCGCACCACGTCGGGCCACGCCGTGCGTTTCGGATTGCTGGGTTGCGCCGACATCGCCGCACGACGCACGCTGCCCGCGCTGGCCGAGGTCGACCAGGCCCGGTTGGTCGCCGTGAGCAGCCGAGACGCCGCCAAGGCCGCGGACTTCGCGACGAGATTCGACGCGCTCGCCGTGACCGGCTATCAACGACTGCTCGACTCGGCGGACATCGACGCGGTGTACATCCCGCTGCCGCCCGCGCTTCACGCGGAATGGGTGGAGAAGGCACTGCACGCGGGCCGACATGTCCTCGTGGAGAAGCCGCTCTCCACCGATCCCGGCACCACCGCGCGTTTGCTCCGACTCGCCGAGGAGCGCGGACTGGTGCTCATGGAGAACTCGATGTACCTCCGCCATTCCCAGCACGCCGCCGTGCAGGACCTCATGGCCAAGGGCGCGATCGGGGAGGTTCTCGGCTTCGAGAGCACCTTCGTCATCCCGCCGCGCCCGGAGTCCGACATCAGGCACGTCCGAGAACTCGGCGGTGGGGCGCTGTTGGACGTCGGCCCGTATCCGCTGGGTGCCGCCCTGCACTTCCTCGGACCGGACCTGGAGTTCGTGGGCGCGGTCCTGCGGCACGACCGGCGGCGCGACGTCGACCTGTCGGGGAGCGTGCTGCTGACCACCGCGACCGGTGCGCAGATCCGCCTGGGATTCGGCCTGGAGAACTCCTACCGCTCCCACTACGGCGTGGCGGGCAGCACGGGACGGATCGATCTGGAGCGGGCCTTCACCCCGCACCAGACGCATCGGCCGGTCATCGTGCTGGACCGGTCGGGCGACCGCGAGGAGATCGTCCTGCCCGCCGACCACCAGTTCCGGGCCATGATCGTCGAGTTCGCCGATGTGGTCCGAGGCGACCGCCGTCCGAACGAGTCGACGGCGCGCTCCCGACGACTGGCCGGACTGGTGGCCGAGATCCACCACCGTGCCCGGCGGGTGTACCGCTGAACGACGCGGAAAGGCCGGTCACCCCGAGACGACAATGGGATGACCGGCCTGCATGGCGCGGGGTGAACCTCAGCGCAGCGTGAGGGGGAGCCTGCGGACTCCCCGCCGCGCCACTCCATCGAGCCACTCCACCGGGGCGTCCGGGTCGGCGAGGGTCGTCTCGGGATGGCGGGCCAACAGCATGGCGACGGCGATCTCCGCCTCCAACTGGGCGAGATGCGCCCCGATGCAGAAATGCCTGCCGTGGCCGAAAGCGAGATGCGCGATGTCGCTGCGGTGCAGATCGAAGTCCGCAGGCGCGTCGAAACGCTCCGGGTCGCGGTTGCCGATGCCCAGACCGATCATCACGTGCTCGTTCGCCGGGATCTCCACGCCGCCGATCACCACCGGCTCCGTGGTGTACCGCGCGCCCGCCGAGGGCACCGGCGACTCGAAGCGCAGCACCTCCTCGACGGCCGAACGGATCAGGGCGGGATCGTCGAGGACCTCGCGCAGCTGCGCGGGAGAGCGAAGCAAAGTGACGACGGTGTTGCCGATCAGATTCGTCACCGTCTCGTGGCCCGCTCCGACCAGGGCGAACGCCATGCTGAGCAGCTCGGTGTCGTCCAGCGAGTCGGAACCGTCCCGCACCGCCGTCAACTCGGAGAGCAGATCACCGGTCGGTTCGGCACGCTTCGCCGCGATGAGCTGTGAGAAGTACGCCATGAGACTGCCGAACGCCGCCTCCAGCTCGTCGGCGGGCGCCGCCCCGATCGCCGCCATCGTGGCGAACCAGCCCCGCAGCGCGTCGTGGTCGGAACTCGGGACGCCGAGCATCTGGCAGATCACCGTCAACGGCAGCGGATGCGCGTACTGCGAGATCAGGTCGACCTCGGACCGATCGTCGATCGAGTCGAGCAGCTCGGTGGCGGTCTGCTCGATGACCGGACGCAGCGTCGCGATGTAGCGGGGGGTGAACACCTTGGCCACCAGCCGTCGGAGCCGGAGGTGGTCGGGCGGATCGGAGTTGCCCATGTGTCGGAAGCCCACCGGCGCAGGTGCCTTGCCGTTCGCCGGATCGTTGGACAGCCTCGGATCGTTGAGCGCCTCGCGCGCGTCGCTGTAGCGGGTGATCAGCCAGGCCTCCTCCCCATGCGGAAGGGTGACCCGGTGAACCGGTGCCTCGGTGCGTAGGCGGTCGTACCAGGGGTAGGGGTCGTCTCGAATCTCCTGAGGCAATCGGCCGTATTGGTCTAGAAGGCGCTCACTCATGCTCTCGGCTCCTCGTGAGGCTGCGGGCCCTGCGGTCGGCGTGGGCGCGGCGGCGTGTCGGCTACCTCGTCGACGCGGCGCGACGGCCGACCACGACGAGGTAGCCGATCTCGCTGGCGCCGGATAGCGGTGCGACGGCGCGCTTCATCAGGTCGTCGGCCTGATCTCCGTAGCGGCTCTCGATCTCTTCGCGAATCCGGCTGAACTGGGTGCCCAACCGCTGCGGGGTGTACTTGGTGTGCTCGGTGACGTCGAGCAGTTCCTCGATCGCGATGTCGGTCCCGCTCAGCAGCTCGTGGTAGTCCTCGGCGCGGGGAAGCGGGTCCACCTCGACCTGGAACGCCAGCTCCGCGACCGACTTCGCCTCGGTGCCCTTCGGTGCGCGCTCGATCATGTCCGTGATCACGAGCCTGCCGCCTGGCTTGAGGACTCTGGCCATCTCGGCCAGCGCGGTGGTGCGGTCCATGTGGATGATCGACTCGAAGGCCAGCACCGCGTCGAAGGACGCATCGGGGAACGGCATCTTCATGGCGTTCTCCAGCTGGAAGCTCACCTGGTCGCCGAGACCGGACTCCTCGACCCGACGGGTCGCCTCGGTGACCTGGTGTCTGCTGATGGTGACGCCGACGACCGCCGCACCGGTCGTGCGCGCGATGCGCATGGCGGGCTTGCCGAACCCACACCCCACATCGAGCACCCGATGGCCCTCGCCGATGCCGAGCTTGCCGATCAGGATGTCGGTGAAGCGGTCGGTGGCCTCTTCGACGCTGCTCTCGTCGTCATCGCCGAGCCAGTAGCCGAAATGGCAGTTGTCGTCCCACACGTCGCGTAGCGCGGGGCCGACCAGATCGTAGAAATCGCCGATCTCGTCGGCGGAGGGGATGTTCTGAGTCACTGTCCTGCCTCTCGAAAGCGTGCCTGCGGCCCCGGAGCCGGGCCGAACATCGTGATCGTGGGGACGTCAGCCCTGTTGTTCGGCCACCGGAGTCGCCACGGCGAAGAGCAGCCCCGCCGGGTCGCGCAGGTAGGCGAAATGCGTGCCCTGCTCGACCCGCGTCGGGGAGACGACCACGGAGGCACCCGCCTCGGTGGCGCGCCGGACGGTGTCCTCGACATCGGCCACCTCGATGACGTTCACGATGTAGTTGGGGGGAAGACCCGTGTTCGGCTCCTCCGTGGTGTCCCACAGCGCGCCGAGCATCCGCCCGTTCGGCAGCGTGATGAAGGTGTACGGCCTGCCGTGTCCCGGCCCGAAGTTCCAGCCGAACAGGCCGCCATAGAATTCTTCAGTCCGCTGTGGATCGTCGGAGCCCAGCTCGAAGAAGCCGGAAGAGTTCAGGGTCTCGGACATGGTGCTCCTCGGTGAAATTCGGTGTCCAGATGCTTTTCGTGCCGTCGACGAGCGATGATGCGAAGCCGGTCGATTTCGCCCGTTTCGGGGCTGAACTCGACCGATCGTATGCATCGCGGTCGGCGCTGCCAACCCCTACGAACATGCTGTTCACCGGTGTTCTCGGTATTCGGTGAACCGTTGTCGAGGCGACGTTTCACTATTCTGTCGAAACCGAAGGAGTACCGGATAATACGGGTGTGTCACACTCGGGAAGCAGGTGCTAATTCGCTTTATGCGAATTCGGGCAGGGGTGGGCAGGGGTTCATTGTAGGGGTGGGTTCGGTCGTAATATTCCTATCCTGGCAGCCCCGGAATCAGGGTTCTTCCGGTGTCGTGGAATGGGTTCTCAGGAGCCCGCGATGACGTTCGGTTCGCCGTTCGGTCGACGACGTCGACGGAGGGCGTGCGGGAAGGGTGGCGCTCGCCGCGTCGCCGCCCGCCGTTCCCGGTCGCTGCATTACCTGGGTGGGAAGACGACGAGGGGAAGTGGCGGCGCCGATGACGAGCGACTCCGTTTCGGACGGTCGGAGCAGAGCTGAGCGGTTCGCCTCGGCCGTGGCGATCGTGGGCGCGGCCTGTCGCGTTGCGGCAGGCGCACGCGAGATCGACGACCGACCCGGCGGCTCCTCGGGACCCGTCGAGCCTGGGCCGTTCGACGATCCGGCATGGGAACTGGCCGACGCGGCGCTCGTCGCCGACGCGCCCCACGGTGCGCCGATGGAGCCGACGGTCGATGCCCTGTGCCGGGGGGCACTGGCGAATGCGGGGATCACCTTCGGCGCGGATGCCCCACCCCGGGTGGGTGTGGTCCTCGCCCTCCCGGACTCCGCGACCCCAGCCGTTCTCGGCCTCGCCGACCGTCTCGCGGTTGCTCTCGACCTACCCATGACGCACGTCCGGATCCGCACCAGCCCGACCGCGCTCGACGCCGTGCACGCGGGCGCACGATGGGTGGCGGACGCCTCTGTCGACATCGTGATCGCGGGAGGCGTGTCCTTGCGGGCGACGGCCGCTCCCACCCCGGAGACCGCAGCCGCGGAGGGAGTGCCGGGCACCTCGGTGGTCGTCCTCACGACGCGGCTTCGCGCGGAGGCCGACGGTGCCATAGTGCGCGGACTCCTTCTCGACGAGACCGCAGGCGACGCCGTCGAACCGGGCCCCGCCGCCACCGAGGCGCCCGACTCCGCCGAGGCGGAGCTGATCTGCGACTTCGAGGATGATCTCGCCGTCGAATTCGTCGGCGTCACCCGGCTGCTTCGGGTGCTGGCGGTACTGCGGGATCGCGAGGTCGGTCGTCCCGCCGACCATGACCCGGTGAACGACCCGGTGGGACCGTCGACTTCCGACGAATCCGCCCCGGCCGCCTTCCTGTTCCCCGCCGCCGCTGGAGCCGCCGAGCACGGCCCCTACCGTGTCGCGGCCGCACCTCCCGCCGCCGACCGCATCGACGCCTCGGCGGACGGCGCCGCCGAGGCCGACGCGCCGGTGGGACTCCTGCTGTCGGCTCCGGACGATGCGAGCCTGCGTGCGGAGGCCCGCAGACTCGCCGCCCACCTCGCGGCCCGACCTGGGCTTGCGCCCGCCGACCTCGCATACACGCTCGGCACGGCACGTCCGCTCCACCACAGGCGGGCCGCGGTCTTCGGTGCGAACCCGGGCGAGTTGGGGGAGCGGTTGACCGCCATGGCCGCAGGCCGACCGGCTACCGGAGTGCTCGGCGCACGCGACGCCACGCCCAGGGCCGCAGCCTTCGTCTTCCCGGGACAGGGCTCGCAGTGGGCGGGTATGGCGCGCGGACTCCTCGACGCGGCCCCCGTCTTCTACCGGCACATGGCCGAGTTCGACGCCGCCTTCGCCGAGTTCGCGGACTGGTCCCTGCTCGCGCTGCTGCGGGAGGAGCCGGGACAGCCGCCGCTACAGCAACCCGACGTCGTCCAGCCCGCCCTGCTGGCCGTGATGGTCTCGCTGTCCCGACTCTGGCAGTCGGTCGGGGTGCAACCCACCGCCGTCGTGGGACACAGCCTGGGTGAGGTCGCTGCCGCCC
This Actinoalloteichus hymeniacidonis DNA region includes the following protein-coding sequences:
- a CDS encoding VOC family protein, which codes for MSETLNSSGFFELGSDDPQRTEEFYGGLFGWNFGPGHGRPYTFITLPNGRMLGALWDTTEEPNTGLPPNYIVNVIEVADVEDTVRRATEAGASVVVSPTRVEQGTHFAYLRDPAGLLFAVATPVAEQQG
- a CDS encoding Gfo/Idh/MocA family protein, whose product is MDRTTSGHAVRFGLLGCADIAARRTLPALAEVDQARLVAVSSRDAAKAADFATRFDALAVTGYQRLLDSADIDAVYIPLPPALHAEWVEKALHAGRHVLVEKPLSTDPGTTARLLRLAEERGLVLMENSMYLRHSQHAAVQDLMAKGAIGEVLGFESTFVIPPRPESDIRHVRELGGGALLDVGPYPLGAALHFLGPDLEFVGAVLRHDRRRDVDLSGSVLLTTATGAQIRLGFGLENSYRSHYGVAGSTGRIDLERAFTPHQTHRPVIVLDRSGDREEIVLPADHQFRAMIVEFADVVRGDRRPNESTARSRRLAGLVAEIHHRARRVYR
- a CDS encoding methyltransferase domain-containing protein encodes the protein MTQNIPSADEIGDFYDLVGPALRDVWDDNCHFGYWLGDDDESSVEEATDRFTDILIGKLGIGEGHRVLDVGCGFGKPAMRIARTTGAAVVGVTISRHQVTEATRRVEESGLGDQVSFQLENAMKMPFPDASFDAVLAFESIIHMDRTTALAEMARVLKPGGRLVITDMIERAPKGTEAKSVAELAFQVEVDPLPRAEDYHELLSGTDIAIEELLDVTEHTKYTPQRLGTQFSRIREEIESRYGDQADDLMKRAVAPLSGASEIGYLVVVGRRAASTR
- a CDS encoding cytochrome P450 family protein, with the protein product MSERLLDQYGRLPQEIRDDPYPWYDRLRTEAPVHRVTLPHGEEAWLITRYSDAREALNDPRLSNDPANGKAPAPVGFRHMGNSDPPDHLRLRRLVAKVFTPRYIATLRPVIEQTATELLDSIDDRSEVDLISQYAHPLPLTVICQMLGVPSSDHDALRGWFATMAAIGAAPADELEAAFGSLMAYFSQLIAAKRAEPTGDLLSELTAVRDGSDSLDDTELLSMAFALVGAGHETVTNLIGNTVVTLLRSPAQLREVLDDPALIRSAVEEVLRFESPVPSAGARYTTEPVVIGGVEIPANEHVMIGLGIGNRDPERFDAPADFDLHRSDIAHLAFGHGRHFCIGAHLAQLEAEIAVAMLLARHPETTLADPDAPVEWLDGVARRGVRRLPLTLR